A portion of the Bacillus thuringiensis genome contains these proteins:
- a CDS encoding general stress protein, giving the protein METKYSKPFVYEFITEKEVMNAANDLVKKGIEQKDIYVLTHEKERTDRIADNADVNTIGIKEEGLGTSIINVFQKTGDQLRNKMQELGLNEEEANFYEEKLDEGKILLFVKDLERAGEWLQERRCTYSI; this is encoded by the coding sequence ATGGAAACGAAGTATAGTAAACCTTTTGTATATGAATTTATTACGGAGAAAGAGGTCATGAATGCGGCAAATGATCTAGTGAAGAAAGGAATAGAACAAAAAGATATTTATGTGTTAACACATGAGAAAGAGAGGACAGATAGAATTGCAGATAATGCAGACGTGAATACAATTGGGATAAAAGAGGAAGGACTTGGGACAAGCATTATTAACGTCTTTCAAAAAACAGGAGATCAGTTAAGAAATAAAATGCAAGAGTTAGGGCTTAATGAGGAAGAAGCGAACTTTTATGAAGAAAAGCTGGATGAAGGAAAAATCTTGTTATTCGTTAAGGATTTAGAAAGAGCTGGTGAATGGTTACAAGAAAGAAGATGCACGTATTCTATTTAA
- a CDS encoding CsbD family protein encodes MSESGLKEQITGKVEKKKGQVKEGIGEITEDRELKNEGKWEKTKGTIKEKVGKVKQKISDGLDNKE; translated from the coding sequence ATGAGTGAGAGCGGGCTAAAAGAACAAATTACAGGTAAAGTTGAAAAGAAAAAAGGACAAGTAAAAGAAGGGATTGGTGAAATTACTGAAGATAGAGAGTTGAAAAATGAAGGAAAGTGGGAGAAGACGAAGGGAACTATAAAAGAAAAAGTCGGAAAAGTGAAACAAAAGATAAGTGATGGGTTGGATAATAAAGAATAA
- a CDS encoding GlsB/YeaQ/YmgE family stress response membrane protein yields the protein MGLIITCIVGGLIGALAGMITGKDFPLGIVGNVIAGLIGSWVGSALFGHWGPEWGGIFVLPALLGAIVFILIVTFFSRMLRKA from the coding sequence GTGGGACTTATTATTACGTGTATTGTAGGTGGACTTATTGGTGCGTTAGCCGGAATGATTACGGGAAAAGACTTTCCTTTAGGTATAGTTGGTAATGTGATTGCTGGTTTAATTGGATCTTGGGTAGGTAGTGCATTATTTGGTCATTGGGGTCCTGAATGGGGAGGCATTTTTGTTCTTCCAGCGTTATTAGGTGCAATCGTCTTTATTTTAATCGTTACATTCTTCTCTAGAATGCTGCGGAAAGCGTAA
- the rsbV gene encoding anti sigma b factor antagonist RsbV, with the protein MMNLEINILQNDVGYTVQLNGEIDAYTASDLKNKIMPIASEKEVYIVVDFNKVDYMDSTGLGVFIALLKAVKKNDGKLEFIGVSKRLKRLFDITGLTEILNLNSDFEKVERR; encoded by the coding sequence ATGATGAATTTGGAAATAAATATTTTGCAAAATGATGTAGGTTATACGGTACAACTTAATGGTGAAATTGATGCGTATACGGCATCAGATTTAAAAAATAAGATTATGCCTATTGCAAGCGAGAAAGAGGTTTATATCGTAGTAGATTTTAACAAGGTAGATTATATGGATAGTACTGGTTTAGGTGTTTTTATAGCGCTATTAAAAGCAGTTAAGAAAAATGATGGCAAGCTAGAGTTTATCGGTGTATCTAAAAGATTAAAAAGATTATTTGATATTACAGGGTTAACAGAAATATTAAACTTGAATTCCGATTTTGAAAAAGTAGAAAGAAGGTGA
- the rsbW gene encoding anti-sigma B factor RsbW produces MMEKFEKIEMKIPAKAEYVAIIRLTMAGVANRMGFAYDDIEDMKIAISEACTNIVQHAYKEDVGEITIVFGLYEDRLEIMVADNGVSFDFSSLKRKVGPYDISKPVEHLPENGLGLYLINTLMDDIQIMHDEGMTVLMTKYIQREQVENDGNPISTYNSY; encoded by the coding sequence ATGATGGAGAAATTTGAAAAGATAGAAATGAAAATTCCTGCAAAGGCAGAATATGTGGCTATTATTCGTTTAACAATGGCTGGTGTTGCGAATCGAATGGGCTTTGCTTATGACGATATAGAAGATATGAAAATTGCTATTAGTGAAGCATGTACAAACATTGTACAACATGCATACAAAGAAGACGTCGGAGAAATTACAATTGTCTTTGGCTTATATGAAGATCGATTAGAAATTATGGTTGCGGATAATGGGGTTAGCTTTGATTTTAGCAGCTTAAAAAGGAAAGTTGGTCCGTATGATATTAGTAAACCAGTAGAACATTTGCCGGAAAATGGTTTAGGTTTATATTTAATCAATACGTTAATGGATGATATACAGATTATGCATGATGAGGGCATGACAGTTTTAATGACAAAATATATACAAAGAGAGCAGGTGGAGAATGATGGAAATCCAATCTCAACCTACAACTCTTACTAA
- the sigB gene encoding RNA polymerase sigma factor SigB encodes MMEIQSQPTTLTKEDVIKLIAEFQQNQCNEAQERLVDHYKNLVYSIAYRYSKGGPMHEDIIQVGMLGLLGAIRRYDYSIGNAFEPFAIPTIVGEIKKYLRDKTWGIHVPRRIKDLGGKIKLAIEELTDHLQRSPKIIEIANHLGLSEEEVLEIMDAKNNYRVSSLDDVVENSSDGSSVARIESVGEVEQGYEQTERRLVLEDIFNVLNDTEKSVIHYIFGENLNQKDTGERLGISQMHVSRIKRQAISKLKQAAFLDT; translated from the coding sequence ATGATGGAAATCCAATCTCAACCTACAACTCTTACTAAAGAAGACGTTATTAAGCTAATTGCAGAATTCCAACAAAACCAATGTAATGAAGCGCAGGAAAGGTTAGTTGATCATTATAAAAATCTTGTATATTCCATTGCATATCGCTATTCAAAAGGCGGGCCGATGCATGAGGATATTATACAAGTAGGGATGTTAGGGCTCTTAGGCGCAATAAGAAGGTATGATTATTCGATAGGGAATGCTTTTGAGCCGTTTGCAATACCTACAATAGTAGGTGAAATAAAGAAGTATTTACGTGATAAAACTTGGGGCATTCACGTTCCAAGGCGAATTAAAGATTTAGGCGGGAAAATTAAACTTGCGATAGAGGAGTTAACAGATCACCTGCAACGTTCACCGAAGATAATAGAAATTGCAAATCATTTAGGACTATCGGAAGAGGAAGTTCTAGAGATTATGGATGCTAAAAATAATTATCGAGTATCTTCCTTAGATGATGTAGTTGAAAATTCATCTGATGGAAGTTCGGTAGCGAGAATTGAATCTGTAGGTGAAGTAGAGCAAGGATATGAACAGACAGAAAGACGTCTCGTTTTAGAGGATATTTTTAACGTATTAAATGATACGGAAAAGAGCGTTATTCATTATATATTTGGAGAAAATTTAAATCAAAAAGATACAGGGGAACGGTTAGGTATTTCACAAATGCACGTTTCTCGTATTAAAAGACAAGCGATAAGTAAATTGAAGCAAGCAGCATTTTTAGATACATAA
- a CDS encoding ferritin-like domain-containing protein, whose product MSHDVKELIKGLNEDLAGEYSAIIMYNHNAATVSGIYRQVLKPFFESEISDEQGHALYLAEKIKTLGGTPTTIPLPVKQVEDVREMLESARQSEYETIKRYETRKEQAAKLNMTELVVKLEDMIADETNHMEELDRLLTDKAMVLN is encoded by the coding sequence ATGTCACACGATGTGAAAGAACTAATCAAAGGATTGAATGAAGATTTAGCAGGAGAATACTCAGCAATTATTATGTATAACCATAATGCAGCTACAGTTTCTGGTATATATAGACAAGTGTTAAAACCTTTCTTTGAATCTGAAATTAGTGATGAACAAGGACATGCCCTATATTTAGCGGAGAAAATTAAGACGTTAGGTGGTACACCTACTACAATCCCTTTACCAGTGAAACAAGTAGAAGATGTTAGAGAAATGTTAGAATCCGCTAGACAATCAGAATATGAGACAATTAAGCGTTATGAAACGAGAAAAGAACAGGCAGCGAAATTAAATATGACAGAGTTAGTTGTAAAGTTAGAAGATATGATTGCAGATGAAACAAATCATATGGAAGAATTAGATCGTCTTTTAACTGATAAAGCAATGGTTTTAAATTAA
- a CDS encoding fused response regulator/phosphatase, translated as MSILIVDDNPVNIFVIEKILKQAGYHDLVSLNSAQELFEYIQFGKDSSRHNEIDLILLDIMMPEIDGLEVCRRLQKEEKFKDIPIIFVTALEDANKLAEALDMGAMDYITKPINKVELLARMRVALRLKSELNWHKEQEENLRNELDLATQVQRNLLSSPLREDHIKIEASYLPSFKLAGDMYYWYKIDENRYGIILLDVMGHGVSASLVCMFISSVLRETIKCLIDPELVIKELNKYMTLLHNENDNIPYYFTAIYLVVNTEDRTVEYVNAGHPSGYVLVDETNVVELDRGSCAVGFFDEIKVKKTVIPFEKNAQILLFTDGVLEAIANDEFESEEKLRTFTERKWGDLEGEIEGFYKEEQKKAQSDDMCLIMIQTNAK; from the coding sequence GTGTCCATTTTAATTGTCGATGATAATCCGGTTAACATATTTGTAATTGAGAAGATTTTAAAACAAGCCGGATATCATGATCTTGTATCGCTCAATTCTGCACAAGAGCTCTTTGAATACATACAGTTTGGAAAAGATTCTTCCAGGCATAATGAAATTGATTTAATACTATTAGATATTATGATGCCTGAAATTGATGGACTTGAAGTTTGTAGGCGATTACAAAAAGAGGAGAAGTTTAAAGATATCCCTATTATTTTTGTTACAGCTTTAGAGGATGCAAATAAATTGGCCGAAGCTCTTGATATGGGGGCAATGGATTATATTACGAAACCTATAAATAAAGTTGAATTATTAGCACGTATGCGTGTAGCGTTACGCTTGAAATCAGAATTAAATTGGCATAAAGAACAAGAAGAAAATCTCCGGAATGAACTAGATTTAGCTACGCAAGTACAAAGAAACTTATTAAGTAGCCCATTAAGAGAAGATCATATAAAAATTGAAGCAAGTTACTTGCCTTCATTTAAACTAGCTGGAGATATGTATTATTGGTATAAAATCGATGAAAATCGCTACGGTATTATATTATTAGATGTGATGGGACATGGTGTATCTGCTTCATTAGTTTGTATGTTTATTTCGTCTGTATTACGTGAAACAATTAAATGTTTAATTGATCCAGAACTCGTTATTAAAGAATTAAATAAATATATGACCCTTTTACATAATGAAAATGATAATATTCCTTATTATTTTACGGCGATATACTTAGTTGTTAATACAGAAGATAGAACAGTTGAATATGTAAATGCAGGGCATCCTTCTGGATATGTTTTAGTTGATGAAACAAATGTAGTTGAACTAGATCGCGGGAGTTGTGCCGTAGGATTTTTTGATGAAATAAAAGTTAAAAAGACAGTTATACCTTTTGAGAAGAACGCTCAAATATTATTGTTTACAGATGGTGTTCTTGAAGCAATTGCAAATGATGAATTTGAGTCTGAAGAGAAATTACGTACTTTTACAGAAAGAAAATGGGGAGATTTAGAAGGCGAGATAGAAGGGTTTTACAAGGAAGAACAAAAGAAAGCGCAATCAGATGATATGTGTCTAATTATGATACAAACGAATGCGAAATAA
- a CDS encoding CheR family methyltransferase has product MENKYYNFDPSVDTDERTNLEIELLLEAVFKLSGFDFRQYARTSIYRRICNRMQFSNIPTISKLIEKVIHEEGVLEQLLNDFSINVTEMFRNPAFFKALREHVIPELKKQPEIRIWHAGCATGEEVLSMSILLHEEGLSEKSVIYATDMNTNVLEKAKQAILPLNKMQTYTKNYLQAGGTQAFSNYYSTDNRFAYFNPSLLQNIIFAQHNLVTDQSFNEFHIILCRNVLIYFTSKLQNQVQQLFYESLSHNGFLCLGNKETLRFSNIMPHYTQFNPSEQIYQKIQ; this is encoded by the coding sequence GTGGAAAATAAGTATTATAATTTTGATCCATCAGTAGATACGGATGAGCGCACGAACTTAGAAATTGAATTACTATTGGAAGCGGTATTTAAACTATCAGGATTTGATTTTCGCCAATATGCTCGCACATCTATTTATAGAAGGATTTGTAATCGAATGCAGTTCTCTAATATCCCAACCATTTCAAAATTAATTGAAAAAGTAATTCACGAGGAAGGGGTTTTAGAACAGTTATTAAATGATTTCTCGATTAATGTAACTGAGATGTTCCGTAACCCTGCCTTTTTTAAAGCGCTAAGAGAGCATGTTATTCCTGAATTGAAAAAGCAACCTGAAATTAGAATTTGGCATGCTGGATGCGCAACTGGTGAAGAAGTATTATCGATGTCCATCTTACTTCACGAAGAAGGATTAAGTGAAAAGTCGGTTATTTACGCAACAGATATGAATACAAATGTGTTAGAAAAAGCAAAACAAGCTATCCTCCCGTTAAATAAAATGCAAACTTATACGAAAAACTATTTACAAGCTGGCGGTACACAAGCATTTTCTAACTATTATTCAACAGATAATCGTTTCGCTTATTTTAATCCATCACTGTTACAAAACATTATTTTTGCACAGCATAATTTAGTAACCGATCAATCTTTTAACGAGTTTCATATTATACTTTGTCGTAACGTTTTAATTTACTTTACAAGTAAACTTCAAAATCAAGTGCAGCAACTATTTTATGAAAGCTTAAGTCACAATGGATTTCTATGTTTAGGAAATAAAGAAACTCTTCGTTTTTCAAATATAATGCCGCATTATACCCAATTTAATCCTAGTGAACAAATTTATCAAAAAATACAATAA